Genomic window (Rosa chinensis cultivar Old Blush chromosome 6, RchiOBHm-V2, whole genome shotgun sequence):
TGTTTACTCTCTTAGCTCAATATctcgacgacgacgacgacgaagacgaagaggaggaggacgagGATCCCCAAGAACAAGGTATTTCAGATTCTCAGCTCAaagtttacaattttttttcgcGGGAATTTTGGAAAATATTTTTGGCGGGAAAATTTTTACTTTTCCTCCCTCAAGAAATTGAAAtcgcttctttttttttgactttgttaaGGGGAACTCAAAAGCTTCCTAGACTTAATATAAACCCCTTCGgggcatgtgaaatgctccaactgtgcattgcagcacagtgcctgatcactttgacagcttcgagaTTCGAACAAAAACCACTAGACTACTTGCAGTGGTTTTTGAAATCGCTTCTTATCTTCAATTCATTTCACCAACTTAGTTCCCCACCTCCCTTAATTTTCTGCTTTATttcatataaatataaatttatatGTTGCTAATTAATCCGAGATTAATCTTCTCTTCTCTATTGTAACTTCCTTCTTCCTCTAATAAACCATTCATGGGTTTAGGTTTCTATTTTGATTCTTCTGACGATGAATTTATGCTCTTGTGCATTGTTCCACTACTATTCATAGCCGGAGAACAAGACCCACTCGCTAACGGGAAGCGGCGACGCTCAACTActcgaaacccaaacgacgacgttCCGCGCAAGGCCCACGCTGGTCCCCACTCGCCTTCGTTGACAAGCGACGCGGAGAGCCCATTTAAACCAGAGAACTCGCTCATTCGAAGAACAAAACCCGACACGTCGTTTATCGTCCACCCGAAAAACCCGGAAATGGAGTCGCCGGAGCAGATCTTCATTCTTTCGGGGCAGAGCAACATGGCTGGTCGGGGCGGCGTGATCCGGGACCACAGCCACCACAACCACCAGCACTGGGACGGCGTCGTTCCGTCGGAGGCTCAGCCCGACCCTTCGATCCTCCGCCTCAACGCTCACCTCCACTGGGAGGCGGCGCGTGAGCCTCTCCACGCCGACATCGACTCCAAGAAGGTGTGCGGTTTGGGTCCGGGAATGTCGTTCGCCAACGCGGTGAGGGGGCGCGTGGAGGGGAAGATTGGGCTGGTGCCGTGCGCGGTTGGCGGCACGGCGATCAAGGAGTGGGCGCGTGGGGAGCATCTGTACGAGAACATGGTGAAGAGGGCGCGTGAGAGCGTGAAGAACGGGGGAGAGATCAAAGGGTTGCTGTGGTACCAGGGGGAGAGCGACACGTCGTCTCAGCATGATGTTGAAGCGTACCACGAGAACATGGTTAGGCTTATTGAGAATGTGCGCCGGGACCTTGCTTTGCCTTCACTTCCAGTAATCCAGGTTGGTCCATCTCTCGGTTCTTTAGTCCTGGTCTAGTTTAATTGTAACTCAATTTCAAATAATATTTAAGATAAAGGTGAAATTATATGAATGATTTATTCGATGACAACAATCTTACTAGGGCCTTCAAAACATACTCTGGAGCTTGAACTCAATTTTGAATAATTAATTGCTAATATTCCTATTTCATAGGTGGCTATTTGTTCCGGTGATGAGAAGTACTTGGAGAAAATTAGGGAGATTCAATTGGGGATGAAGGTTGAGAATGTTGTGTGTGTGGATGCTAAGGGATTGGAGCTGAAAGATGATCATCTTCACCTGACCACCGAGGCTCAAGTTCAGTTGGGTCGGATGCTGGCTGATGCTTACCTCAAGCATTTTGGATCAGCTAATTCCCATCATCCTGCCCTTTAGCGTAAACAATGAAATTTCTTCGATATGTCAATGCTTTGAAGCTTTCTTTTTGTTCGTTGCTAGTATGATTGTGAGTCTGTCATCATTGTCATTTGGTGCTTTGGGCTGGAATCAATGGTAGAGGAGTTCCACAGAAAAGACCAACCATGAAAGAAGCCCTAGACAAAAGTATTTCGTCAAACTAGTTAACTAATTATAATGTATTTCGAGGTGTCCCACAAAAGTGGTTTTATGTTAGAGCATTTGCTTTGCTGACTAGAATGTTTGATGGGAAAAGCATAAGATTAATGTTGATGATATAGTTTAATAAGTCATGTGAGAAAAGCGATTGTATGTATGTTTTGTCCGATTAATTAAGAAAGATGGTTTTGAGGGCTCTAAAATGGCGTTGTACAATTAGCTTAGGCAAGAAGCTATATGTTGGCATAGACCGTCAAGAGAGCACTTGAGGACCAGAAACGGAGCGATCAccattgtaatttatttttgagaACAAAGAGCCACGACCATCAGCACCCTCGGCCCAAAATTCAAGAATAGAAGGGTCGACGGCGGCAGAGCATTTGGCGAGGAAGAAAATTGACTTCTAAACAATGGAACATTTTGGCAAAACCAATGGTACAAACTCTAGGAGACTGAGAAATATTGGAGCAACGTAGTTAGGGTTTGGAAAAAACAGAGGCGGCTTCTTTGCTTGTCCGGCTGCGCCTTCCTGTCGACAACGGCTTCCAGCCTCATCGGCTTGCAAAAGGTGTGGCCGGATGGGTGCGTTTTCGCTTGGCAGCGGAAGGTGATCAAGATGGGGGGCGGTGACaagagtttttttctttttcttagatGAACACGACGGCGTATTGGTGTTCTGTTGCAGAAAGCTTGGGGAAGCAAGGAGCGGTCATCTCAGCAAGATTGCAAGGCATATTAACATTGGTTCAGTGTTGGGACAATGGTGGGTTGGAGAGTTTCACCATTTGGGTTTATAGTGGAGGGAGATTTCAGAGATGGAGGTTCGCTCCAGGTTGATTTTGTCCTTGGCTTAGATGTCAGATTATGGGAGTTGGGTTTATCGACCTCAATTCTAACTTTATTGTGGCAGTTTCTGTGAAGCTTGAGTCGATTTTGTAGAGGAGGAAAGTTGATCGTTGcagtttatttatttgttttttagggttttattttttagttcgTGGTTAGGCGTAATAAGTCCCTCCTCCCTTGAGCAAGGGTTAGGGTGTTTTAGTACTGGAGTATCGATGCAATTAGTTTGGTGTCTTGTTCGTACTGTTGTGCCATCTCTATGGTGTTTTTCCCGAGGACTATCTGTTCTATTGTCGATGCTTTCTGGTTGTCAACGTGATGGTGAATCGTCCTTGCATGTGGTTTGGTTGTTTTGGGACACAGTGTTGAAGAGGATGAAGTGGTTCGTCTTAATGTTGTGGCAGGGCTGTATCATTACACTCGGGATTGGTCACTATTCATTGTAGCCTGAAGGTATGGGCGTAAAATTTGGTTAAGGGTTGGGCCCTTTTAGCTCATGAATGTCATTTGTCTTAACAGACCCATAACCATTGATCAGGATGGGAATGTCTGTCGTGGTTTTGATATCGCAACCGATCATTCCAATGTTTTGTGATTGTTTTGGTTATTAATGAagagtgcttctattcatacctccaaaattagtaGGGCTGGGCACAGGCCGGGACAGGCCGGTTATCAACTCATCCCGAAATAGGCTTTTGGGACGGGATCGCCATTTTCAAAACTTGATACCGAAGGTACCGTTCCTGTTCAGTTTCGGTACGGGCTTGGGCCCAGTTCGGGTTTAAAACCAACAAAATCCCCAaagtccaaaattgagattttttGAAGAGTCAAAGTTGTTACAATCAGATGGTAACCCAAATCTTCCAAACTATTGTCTTTAGCTTCAGAAGCTTTCTTTAGAGTACCTAAAGCAACATTATGATCATTGCAATGCAGGCAGCTataacaaataaacaaaatgCCAACCAGATGGCTAACAAAAATTCCAGGTGACatcaaatcttccaaaccatTGTCTCAGCTTTAGAAACTTTCTTTAGAGTTTAGACTACCTAAAGCAACATTAATCTCAAGAAAAACAAACTTTGCATGAGTTTGCAAGAGTAaagcaaacaaaagaattcGACACTGACTATTTCAAGGAGCTCAATGTAGTAATGGTAATACACTAATACATGAAGATGATGCTGCAAATTTTCCGGAATGCAATACTATTAATATTAAGTGCAAGTCTGCAACACAATGACCTACAAAATGACCAAATAAGTGAGCAACCAAGTCTGCTACACTATGACCAACCAAGTCTGCTACACATCTCACACTCCCGCTGCCAACTTACAAACAAACATATATGAAATATGTCAAATAAGTGAATATGCAGACCAACATGCAGACCAAAGCAAACATGGATGAGGTCAAGCAGCTACCTTCTTCCTTCTAGCCATCGAATGATttgaattgaagaagaagaactgatcTGGAATGATttgaattgaagaagaagaactgaactgGAGATGAACTGATGAAGTATAAATCAGCAGCTTGGATGGTCTGGAACAAGCTGACGAGAAGAACTGAATTGGAGATGAATTGATGAAGTATGAATCAATAACTTGGATGGTCTGGAACAAGCTTACGAGAGTGGAGAAGAGAAATTAGAGGTTCATGTATGAACTATGAAGGGAAATTGGAACTGGAGAGCAGAGAGTGGAGAAGATTGAAGAGAGCTTAGATCAGAAGGTTTCCAAAATCCAAATTGGGGATCGAGGTCTTCGTTTAGGTCAAGAGGTTTAGTGATCAGGTGTGGTAATTCATGTTTTTGACTAATATTCTACCCAATCAAACTCAGCTaagtaatataaaaaataaaagatttaatttaattaatataaACGGGACGGGATGGGATGGGACCAACCGGTTTCTATTGGGCCGGTACCGGTACGGGCCCGTTTTCTTGGAACGGGACGGGACGGACCCAAACAGTAAATTTCAGCTTTTGATCCCGGCCCGTACTGGGGAATTTCGGGACGGTATCGGGCCGGGCCTTCGGTTTTGGATGCCCAGCCCTAAAAATTAGCATTTGGACCTCCCTATTTTTTCAAGTGATGTTTCACTATGTCAGTTGATATGAAATTACCAATAAACACCCggataaaggaaaaaaaaaaaaacagtttccTCTAGTTATTCGACAAACAACCCAATGTATCCCATAAGACTCTCAAGTTATTGAATCGATTAGTATCATTTTTTCTCATTGTTAATGTTAATCAATGTTGAAAAGTGTGCTTTATTTTCTATCAAAAGTTTGAGGAAATCTTACCACCAGAAGTCCACAACTACATTATTTTGTAGCCTTCAGTTATCTATATATTTAATCATATTGTGATATTGATACAAATTCCAAAAGACTCTCTGCAACATAAGTTGAATGTAGTCTAGTGTTCACACAACATATTTTAATTACACATACTTCTTTTGGAACACAACTTAAATAGGATAAATTATTTTAGGGTTCTTAACGATTAAGATGGAGGCTAACTtccaatggaaaaaaaaaaaaacatgttcaATGCATATCCTGTTACTTCTTTATGACCTTTCCCCATTGCTCAGGTATCGATCTGGGTAAAATCTGATAGTGGAATATGGGAATACCAATTTGGTGACCACATGAAACTATCGATCTGGGGAAAATTTGATAGTGGAATATGGGAATAGCAATTTGGTGGCCACATAAAACCCAACTATGTCTTTACTGTGTAATAAGGTCCTCAAgttcttatttttttaataccaagACTCTAATGAATCTGTAAATTGAGGGTGCAATGGGAGAGCGAGAGAAGAAATGAACATCTATTAAATAAGTTTATCCGAAGATCGATCGATTGCAGGTAGCTACCTTGACACCTTTCAGGTTGCAACTAAGCCTTCATCGAGAACCCTAGCTTTGGTCAGATATTATGGTTAAGTGCATTTTGGGAAAACTATAAGAGGTGTAGTTACTAGTTAGCATATTGTATATTTcaaaaagtaagttggaggtatAATAAGTAAGGAGGTTTAAATGCCAATTTcaaaggtatgaatagaaacatccattaatgaaattttatcttcttctaaaaaaaaaaaaaaaaaaactgttagaTCAAGATGCTACACCTACTCTCTAATCCTTTCTTCGTAAACCACCCATAGTGTTACTACTTTTTAGAGTACTTTAGGGCACAATTCTATTTCAGAACATTCTACTTGGGAAATTTCTCGTTACGCGATGTTGTTGGCTCTAGCTAGAACAAACATGACATGGCACACCGATACCCAATTATACAAGCAACAAACCTAAAGGAAATGATTGAAGTCATGACATCATCACCAATTGAATATTTAAACTGATCACCGATCGTATATAGCAGTAAACTAAAATTCTCGGTAGAAGAAGCATGTGAGACGGTTGGGTTTCTAAAAAGAGAGACCAAATCAAGGGAGTGCATATGCTTTTGTGAACTTTACAAGTTCATTGACTTCATTCTTATTATACCAATCAAGATTACGAATAGATATAAGCGTGGCAGTAATTTCTgaccaaagaaaaataaatataaaaataaagtaataattATTCTTGATTTCGAGGTAGTAAAATAAATTGAGTATCGCATTGAGTTTTTGAGTATGAAATGAGTCTGTGAACCTATGAATTGATTTTCGTTGATGAATTGCTTAGTTGAATCTATTAGAGTTGAGCAAAAAGTGAATTTAGAGATTGTATCATTTCTACATCCTTTTTTATACGCCATCACCAATTTGGGTTACTTTATAGATAAAAAAGAAACCACCAATTGTTGGGCTGAAACGGCAGACAGATCCCCTACATATGGATCCAATAATGTCAAGATTCCCCCAACTTAGCAACTCAAGAGTGCAATAGATATGTGGTTTTAATACAAAATGTCTCAGAATTAGTGATATCATTTCTTATAATGACTTTTCTGATGTGGAAGTTCAAATGACTCTAATCTATAAATTATTCACTTCAAAGTTCAATCATTCAACCCTATCCTTTCACTACTTCTTTCCTCT
Coding sequences:
- the LOC112170372 gene encoding probable carbohydrate esterase At4g34215 yields the protein MNSDLDPTRNPFSSRFPRSRLMRLCLDDMNASAQRRALLMRGMFTLLAQYLDDDDDEDEEEEDEDPQEQAGEQDPLANGKRRRSTTRNPNDDVPRKAHAGPHSPSLTSDAESPFKPENSLIRRTKPDTSFIVHPKNPEMESPEQIFILSGQSNMAGRGGVIRDHSHHNHQHWDGVVPSEAQPDPSILRLNAHLHWEAAREPLHADIDSKKVCGLGPGMSFANAVRGRVEGKIGLVPCAVGGTAIKEWARGEHLYENMVKRARESVKNGGEIKGLLWYQGESDTSSQHDVEAYHENMVRLIENVRRDLALPSLPVIQVAICSGDEKYLEKIREIQLGMKVENVVCVDAKGLELKDDHLHLTTEAQVQLGRMLADAYLKHFGSANSHHPAL